One region of Chanodichthys erythropterus isolate Z2021 chromosome 17, ASM2448905v1, whole genome shotgun sequence genomic DNA includes:
- the LOC137005103 gene encoding uncharacterized protein, with protein sequence MIKYFDDNVQPKTKPDVQYAIAITVPQAQCTQEGSDIQTVFSREDAQNVRNILNNGERCVLCTPSQNVIAARPTQKPREHAEHFLLYPIGNSPMDKLLALADQNSCIVFYSYNSPCVTRCIQSDDNILNGLENWKNIRKEAMNVFVFEKIWQKDEWRKDMEKDLLKIHAQVPLYRCDINNTVMECQNCVEKNTGKVIPFCLPKKKSLLFYFQKTLLSMIKRVWRVNYLS encoded by the exons ATGATCAAGTATTTTGATGACAA TGTCCAGCCTAAAACCAAGCCTGATGTTCAGTACGCAATAGCGATAACTGTCCCACAGGCCCAGTGTACACAAGAAGGATCTGATATCCAGACTGTGTTCAGCAGGGAGGATGCACAAAATGTGAGAAATATTCTCAACAACGGAGAGAGATGTGTGCTCTGCACTCCATCCCAAAATGTCATTGCTGCACGACCAACTCAAAAACCAAGGGAACACGCTGAGCATTTTCTGCTCTATCCTATAGGTAATTCTCCAATGGACAAACTTCTAGCGCTGGCAGATCAGAACAGCTGTATAGTTTTCTATTCATATAACTCTCCTTGTGTGACGAGGTGCATTCAGAGTGATGACAATATTTTGAATGGCCTTGAAAACTGGAAGAATATCAGAAAAGAGGCAATGAATGTTTTTGTCTTTGAGAAGATCTGGCAGAAGGATGAATGGAGGAAGGATATGGAAAAAGATCTCCTAAAGATTCATGCACAAGTGCCTCTTTATCGGTGTGACATCAACAATACTGTGATGgaatgtcagaattgtgtggAGAAAAACACTGGGAAGGTGATTCCCTTCTGTCTGCCTAAAAAGAAATCACTACTTTTCTATTTCCAGAAAACGCTTTTGTCAATGATCAAACGTGTGTGGCGTGTTAATTATCTTTCATAA